One genomic window of Chitinophagaceae bacterium includes the following:
- the rplS gene encoding 50S ribosomal protein L19 has protein sequence MDAIKFFHQEVTQKKDYPSFKAGDNVTVNYKILEGTKERIQAYRGEVIQRKGHGATQTFTVRKISNGIGVERVFPLFSPSIDSIEINKHGKVRRARIYYIRDLKGKKARIKEKRMPTAAAASTVTENA, from the coding sequence ATGGATGCGATTAAATTTTTTCACCAGGAGGTGACTCAAAAGAAGGATTATCCATCTTTTAAAGCGGGTGATAACGTAACTGTTAACTATAAAATTCTTGAAGGTACCAAAGAACGAATTCAAGCTTATCGTGGTGAGGTAATTCAACGCAAAGGACATGGCGCTACGCAGACGTTTACCGTTCGGAAAATTTCTAACGGAATTGGCGTAGAACGCGTTTTTCCATTGTTTTCGCCAAGTATTGATAGTATTGAAATTAATAAACATGGTAAAGTCCGCCGCGCCCGTATTTACTACATCCGCGACCTGAAAGGCAAAAAAGCCCGTATCAAAGAAAAACGTATGCCTACCGCTGCTGCAGCTTCTACTGTTACAGAAAACGCATAG
- a CDS encoding T9SS type A sorting domain-containing protein produces MRRTLLIILTMVFVSKFVDAATITNISASYRDGQTFVVWNVIPAYTGFYYIYRFDHPITNNNIDSAFYAGKVPYNFSLNYFLDLGTKGGSDAAHPNRYLVINRNPLDSLDATKGLFVATCNKQKTAYYVVTSDSITPLGVKVENMKVVPGANAMISGVAEKVERVKPILQINDIPLPDKPDMLYDAFAFFGGNVKTQYTPATGNEGCLVYNFGVIPDTYVTTEKKAATFFFFGGGGNAYENSNDKNIDGMYKVSLEDVIPNFSWDAVSGENTKWIGYNENFDVYNANEDTPPPTTGIDKTYTIARVVWTLDWFLEEYKDVIDPARISVHGSSSGCTGALEMAYLYPDRVAACDVVNAKLNAEYLNDDNPTCKWNITGSTRHRAEIFLGQLATNLQTDFPKINGTGNYKIWDFANYNTLMKDNKYNALPVMFLTSGKEDNVTCWEEKIPFYKSVNQYKAGGWYYWDLRAHKGGNHAIRDVPLDELLRFSTKLSFPAFSNCSLNDDPGDEVNPLPPYYDADTVGSVNGVLNWVDNTIAETANSWETVIYSSQFMLNDSTWFPFSGLPKYVKTDITPRRLQQFVNISDGSIICMENWQAGTLIQSKSFTYHPSSNGNGLITFKKVKIGQLSTGGNLIKIFKCGEEKSTTAQVIQDRVTTDHIYPNPTTGNTVLELSLLSDADVLVTVSNILGEHVMELNLGRMSEGEHEVTLDLSAMPSGIYIVGVKTGTQINAYKLIKD; encoded by the coding sequence ATGAGAAGGACATTACTTATCATTTTAACCATGGTATTCGTGTCAAAATTTGTTGATGCGGCTACTATCACCAATATTTCAGCGAGCTATCGGGACGGACAAACATTTGTGGTCTGGAATGTAATACCTGCTTACACCGGTTTTTACTATATCTATCGTTTTGATCATCCTATCACGAACAACAATATCGATAGTGCTTTTTATGCCGGCAAAGTACCTTATAATTTCTCATTGAATTATTTTCTTGATCTCGGAACCAAAGGCGGTTCTGACGCGGCTCATCCCAACCGCTACCTGGTTATTAATCGAAATCCATTGGATTCTCTGGATGCAACTAAGGGGCTTTTTGTAGCTACCTGCAACAAACAAAAAACTGCTTACTACGTGGTTACCTCAGATTCTATCACTCCGCTAGGCGTAAAGGTTGAAAATATGAAGGTGGTGCCCGGCGCAAATGCGATGATCTCAGGAGTGGCTGAAAAAGTGGAACGGGTGAAGCCCATTCTTCAGATAAATGATATTCCATTACCGGATAAACCGGATATGTTATACGATGCTTTTGCTTTTTTTGGAGGGAATGTGAAAACTCAATATACGCCGGCAACAGGAAATGAAGGCTGTCTTGTGTATAATTTTGGGGTTATACCTGATACGTACGTAACCACTGAGAAAAAGGCGGCTACGTTCTTCTTTTTCGGAGGAGGAGGAAATGCATACGAGAACAGCAACGATAAGAACATTGATGGAATGTACAAGGTGTCCCTGGAAGATGTAATTCCAAATTTTAGCTGGGATGCCGTTTCCGGAGAGAATACAAAATGGATTGGATACAATGAGAATTTTGATGTGTACAATGCGAATGAAGATACTCCGCCGCCTACTACAGGCATCGATAAGACTTATACCATAGCACGCGTTGTGTGGACACTTGATTGGTTTTTAGAGGAATATAAAGATGTAATCGATCCGGCCCGGATTTCAGTTCATGGATCTTCCAGTGGTTGCACCGGTGCATTGGAAATGGCTTACCTGTATCCTGATCGTGTTGCTGCCTGTGATGTGGTGAATGCAAAATTAAATGCCGAATACCTGAATGATGATAATCCAACTTGCAAATGGAATATTACCGGATCAACACGTCACCGTGCAGAAATTTTCCTGGGTCAGTTGGCAACTAATCTCCAAACTGATTTTCCTAAGATTAATGGTACCGGAAATTATAAGATATGGGATTTTGCAAATTATAATACGCTGATGAAGGATAACAAATACAATGCTTTGCCTGTTATGTTTCTTACTTCCGGAAAAGAAGACAATGTTACCTGTTGGGAAGAGAAGATTCCGTTCTACAAATCAGTAAATCAATATAAGGCTGGCGGTTGGTACTATTGGGATCTGCGGGCGCACAAAGGCGGCAATCATGCGATCAGGGATGTGCCGCTCGATGAACTCTTAAGGTTCAGTACCAAACTTTCTTTCCCTGCATTTTCCAATTGCAGTCTAAATGATGATCCGGGAGATGAGGTGAATCCACTGCCTCCTTATTATGATGCTGATACAGTGGGTTCCGTAAATGGAGTGCTGAATTGGGTAGATAACACAATTGCTGAAACTGCCAATAGCTGGGAGACGGTGATTTATTCAAGTCAGTTTATGCTCAACGATAGTACATGGTTTCCATTTAGCGGATTACCTAAATATGTTAAAACTGACATCACCCCAAGACGGCTTCAGCAATTTGTAAATATTTCTGATGGATCAATAATCTGCATGGAGAATTGGCAAGCCGGTACCCTGATTCAATCTAAGTCATTTACTTATCATCCGAGCAGCAATGGAAACGGTCTGATTACTTTCAAGAAAGTAAAAATCGGACAGCTATCGACGGGAGGTAACCTGATTAAAATATTTAAGTGCGGAGAAGAGAAATCAACTACCGCACAGGTTATTCAGGATCGCGTTACCACGGATCATATTTATCCAAATCCTACTACGGGAAACACTGTGTTGGAGCTTTCCCTGCTGAGTGACGCTGACGTTTTGGTTACCGTCTCAAATATTTTAGGTGAGCATGTTATGGAACTTAATCTCGGAAGAATGTCAGAAGGTGAACACGAGGTTACACTTGATCTTTCTGCAATGCCATCTGGAATCTATATTGTTGGCGTGAAAACGGGAACACAGATCAATGCCTATAAACTGATAAAGGATTAG
- a CDS encoding adenosylhomocysteinase — protein sequence MTKSTLELTLPYKVKDISLAEWGRKEITLAEAEMPGLMAIREEFGAQKPLKGARIAGCLHMTIQTAVLIETLTALGAEVRWSSCNIFSTQDHAAAAIAAAGIPVFAWKGMNEPDFNWCIEQTLFFGDPSRPLNMILDDGGDLTNMVFDVYPELISHIRGLSEETTTGVHRLYERMAKGTLPMPAINVNDSVTKSKFDNKYGCRESLVDAIRRGTDIMLAGKVAVVAGFGDVGKGSAESLRGANARVIVTEIDPICALQAAMEGYEVKKMIDAVKEADIVVTASGCHGVIREEHFRLMKDKTIVCNIGHFDVELDMAWLNDNYGHTKDVIKPQVDKYTIDGKDIIILAEGRLVNLGVAMGHPSFVMSTSFSNQVLAQIELWLRTDQYEHKVYTLPKHLDEKVAMLHLAKIGVELDELTTEQASYLGIPKDGPFKPEYYRY from the coding sequence ATGACTAAAAGCACATTAGAATTAACGCTTCCCTACAAAGTAAAAGATATCTCGCTCGCTGAATGGGGACGTAAAGAAATTACACTTGCCGAGGCAGAAATGCCCGGTTTAATGGCCATTCGCGAAGAGTTTGGTGCGCAAAAACCTTTGAAAGGTGCGCGCATAGCAGGTTGCCTCCATATGACCATTCAAACTGCTGTGTTAATAGAAACACTTACTGCATTAGGAGCAGAAGTACGCTGGTCATCCTGCAATATTTTCTCAACACAGGATCACGCTGCTGCTGCTATTGCGGCGGCAGGTATTCCTGTTTTCGCATGGAAAGGCATGAATGAGCCTGATTTTAACTGGTGCATCGAGCAAACCTTATTCTTTGGCGATCCTTCACGGCCATTAAATATGATTCTTGATGATGGCGGAGATTTAACCAATATGGTATTTGATGTTTATCCTGAGCTCATCTCTCATATACGCGGACTTTCAGAAGAGACCACCACCGGCGTTCATCGTCTATATGAAAGGATGGCTAAAGGAACGCTTCCAATGCCTGCTATCAATGTTAATGACTCTGTAACCAAATCTAAATTTGATAATAAATACGGTTGCCGCGAATCTTTGGTGGATGCTATCAGAAGAGGAACCGATATTATGCTGGCAGGAAAGGTGGCAGTAGTTGCCGGATTTGGTGATGTGGGTAAGGGTTCGGCAGAATCACTTCGTGGAGCTAATGCCCGTGTAATTGTAACAGAGATTGATCCCATTTGCGCCTTGCAGGCCGCTATGGAAGGATATGAGGTAAAGAAGATGATTGATGCAGTTAAAGAAGCGGATATTGTTGTAACTGCCTCCGGTTGTCATGGAGTAATCCGGGAAGAACATTTCCGGTTGATGAAAGATAAAACCATCGTTTGTAACATCGGTCACTTTGATGTGGAACTTGATATGGCCTGGTTAAATGATAATTATGGTCATACCAAGGATGTAATTAAACCACAGGTTGATAAATATACCATTGACGGAAAAGACATCATCATTTTAGCGGAAGGCCGGTTAGTCAATCTTGGAGTTGCAATGGGTCATCCTTCATTTGTGATGTCCACTTCTTTCTCCAACCAGGTTCTTGCGCAGATTGAGTTGTGGTTGCGTACCGATCAGTATGAGCATAAAGTTTATACGCTCCCTAAGCACCTCGACGAAAAGGTCGCCATGTTGCACTTGGCAAAAATTGGTGTTGAACTGGATGAGCTTACAACTGAACAGGCTTCCTACCTGGGAATTCCTAAGGATGGACCATTTAAGCCGGAATATTACCGCTATTAA
- a CDS encoding 3-hydroxybutyryl-CoA dehydrogenase yields the protein MNKIAVIGAGTMGNGICHVFALKGFNVSLVDVSQPALDKAVLTIAKNLDRMISKSAITEQEKNETLSRIVTFTSIANGIEDADLIVEAATENAELKLKIFRELDQYAKPDAILASNTSSISITKIAAVTGRPDKVIGMHFMNPVPVMKLVEVIRGYATSDETTNVIMLLSEKLIKVPVEVNDYPGFVANRILMPMINEAIYTLHEGVAGVTEIDTVMKLGMAHPMGPLQLADFIGLDICLSILQVLFSGFGNPKYAPCPLLCNMVAAGNLGIKSGKGFYSYSKGSKDLEVSENFRK from the coding sequence ATGAATAAAATTGCTGTGATTGGAGCAGGCACTATGGGCAATGGCATTTGCCATGTGTTTGCTTTAAAGGGATTTAATGTCAGTCTTGTTGATGTTTCACAACCGGCGCTCGATAAGGCAGTGCTTACCATAGCTAAAAACCTGGATCGGATGATTTCAAAAAGCGCGATTACAGAACAGGAAAAAAACGAAACGCTCTCGCGAATAGTTACTTTCACATCAATTGCAAATGGTATTGAAGATGCCGACCTGATTGTGGAAGCTGCAACTGAAAATGCTGAGCTCAAGCTTAAGATATTCCGGGAATTGGATCAATATGCAAAGCCTGATGCTATTCTGGCTTCTAACACATCATCTATTTCCATCACTAAAATTGCCGCGGTTACCGGCCGGCCAGATAAGGTAATAGGAATGCACTTTATGAATCCGGTACCGGTGATGAAACTTGTAGAAGTGATAAGGGGCTATGCTACTTCTGATGAAACGACCAATGTAATCATGTTGCTCTCAGAGAAACTGATAAAAGTACCTGTAGAAGTAAATGATTATCCCGGATTTGTTGCCAATAGAATCCTGATGCCAATGATCAACGAGGCTATTTATACTTTGCATGAAGGCGTTGCAGGCGTTACAGAAATTGATACGGTTATGAAGTTAGGAATGGCGCATCCGATGGGCCCTTTGCAACTGGCTGATTTCATTGGACTTGATATCTGTCTTTCTATTCTGCAGGTGCTTTTTTCCGGTTTTGGAAACCCAAAATATGCTCCTTGTCCGCTACTGTGTAATATGGTAGCTGCCGGCAACCTGGGAATCAAGAGTGGTAAAGGCTTTTATAGTTATTCGAAAGGAAGTAAAGACCTCGAAGTGTCTGAAAATTTCAGAAAATAG
- a CDS encoding diacylglycerol kinase family lipid kinase, protein MDETWFVLVNPAAGGFKAEKKWPAISLMLQKEGIDFICQFSKSAEDIISTISEAIQKGFRKFIAVGGDGTLNLIINGIFSQHEVSSDKITVAIIPIGTGNDWIRTHRISKSAGKAIALIKSKKISFHDVGKISLSGNQNTSVKYFINMAGFGFQGLVAERIEGVSSGIKKGIFAFVLGIFDALFRYNTTQVSITLDEEEFSGMIYNVNAGICKFCGGGMMMTPDALNDDGLFDITIIRKISKSEVIRNVPGLFSGRFINNRKVSQHRTKKMRITSIPFMPAECDGEVLGYGNVTAEILPKAIIVVVP, encoded by the coding sequence ATGGATGAAACGTGGTTTGTGCTTGTAAATCCTGCCGCAGGAGGCTTTAAGGCCGAAAAAAAATGGCCGGCCATTTCATTGATGTTGCAAAAAGAAGGCATCGATTTTATATGTCAGTTTTCCAAAAGTGCAGAAGATATTATTTCAACAATTAGTGAAGCTATTCAAAAAGGCTTCAGGAAATTTATTGCAGTAGGTGGTGATGGTACGTTGAATCTTATCATCAATGGTATCTTTTCCCAGCATGAAGTCAGCTCAGACAAGATAACTGTAGCCATCATTCCTATTGGCACCGGCAACGACTGGATCAGGACTCACCGGATTTCTAAGTCCGCCGGTAAAGCAATTGCGCTTATCAAAAGCAAAAAGATTTCCTTTCACGATGTTGGAAAGATCAGTCTTTCCGGAAACCAAAATACTTCTGTAAAATATTTCATTAACATGGCAGGTTTTGGCTTCCAGGGTTTGGTGGCTGAACGGATCGAAGGTGTTTCTTCCGGAATCAAGAAAGGTATATTCGCTTTTGTGCTTGGAATATTCGATGCACTTTTCAGATACAACACGACACAGGTTTCAATTACATTAGACGAGGAAGAATTTTCAGGAATGATCTACAACGTTAATGCAGGTATCTGCAAATTTTGTGGTGGTGGTATGATGATGACACCGGACGCGCTAAATGATGATGGTTTATTTGATATTACGATTATAAGAAAAATCAGCAAATCAGAAGTCATCAGGAATGTTCCCGGATTATTCAGCGGAAGATTTATTAATAACAGAAAAGTAAGTCAGCACCGCACCAAAAAGATGCGGATCACTTCAATTCCGTTTATGCCTGCTGAATGTGATGGTGAGGTGTTGGGATATGGCAATGTGACCGCAGAAATTTTACCAAAGGCAATAATTGTAGTTGTGCCATAA
- a CDS encoding pyridoxine 5'-phosphate synthase, whose translation MVRLSVNINKFATLRNARGNNLPDIVKAALDCERFGAEGITVHPRPDERHIRYQDVLELKKVVTTEFNIEGYPDSRFMELVLRVKPAQATLVPDSPEVITSNQGWDTLKNKSFLRERILDLQTAGIRVSLFIDPIEQFIEGAKMTGADRIEFYTGPYAELFHQDKWKAIENYIPAAKYADSIGLEINAGHDLNLFNLRFFKENIPALKEVSIGHALICDAIYLGLENTIQLYLRELKG comes from the coding sequence ATGGTCCGGTTAAGTGTAAATATTAACAAGTTCGCAACCTTGCGGAATGCCAGAGGAAATAACCTGCCCGACATCGTTAAGGCGGCTCTTGATTGTGAACGTTTTGGTGCAGAAGGAATTACGGTGCATCCGCGTCCTGATGAGCGGCACATTCGTTATCAGGATGTTTTGGAATTGAAAAAAGTAGTTACAACGGAATTCAATATTGAAGGATATCCTGACAGCCGTTTTATGGAGTTGGTATTGAGAGTGAAGCCCGCACAGGCCACATTGGTACCCGACTCACCTGAGGTAATTACGAGTAATCAGGGGTGGGACACCTTAAAAAATAAATCCTTTTTACGGGAGCGAATCCTGGATTTGCAGACTGCAGGGATTCGGGTTTCGCTTTTCATTGATCCTATTGAGCAATTCATTGAAGGAGCTAAAATGACAGGAGCGGATCGCATTGAGTTTTATACAGGACCTTATGCAGAACTTTTTCATCAGGATAAATGGAAAGCGATTGAAAACTATATTCCTGCAGCAAAATATGCTGATTCCATCGGTCTTGAAATAAATGCCGGTCATGATCTCAATCTTTTCAATCTTCGTTTTTTTAAGGAAAATATCCCTGCACTAAAAGAGGTCTCCATCGGTCATGCATTGATTTGTGATGCAATTTATCTTGGCCTTGAAAATACTATTCAACTGTATTTGCGGGAACTCAAAGGATAA
- a CDS encoding BrxA/BrxB family bacilliredoxin, giving the protein MYPEEMVMPMARELTNEGFTELKTAAETEAALKNNSGTMLLVVNSVCGCAAGSARPGIIESLQGAKKPDHLFTVFAGVDQEATKTAREFLLPYPPSSPAIALFKDNQLVHMVERHQIEGRPAQIIAKHLEQVFDHFC; this is encoded by the coding sequence ATGTACCCAGAAGAAATGGTTATGCCGATGGCAAGAGAACTCACCAACGAAGGATTTACAGAGTTAAAGACTGCGGCAGAAACTGAAGCTGCTTTGAAGAATAATTCCGGCACCATGTTACTGGTGGTAAATTCTGTTTGTGGCTGTGCTGCAGGCAGCGCCCGTCCCGGAATTATTGAGTCATTGCAAGGCGCCAAAAAGCCTGATCATCTTTTTACTGTTTTTGCAGGTGTAGATCAGGAAGCAACCAAAACGGCCCGTGAATTTTTACTGCCTTATCCTCCTTCTTCTCCCGCTATTGCTTTGTTTAAAGACAATCAATTGGTACATATGGTTGAACGACATCAGATTGAAGGTCGACCTGCTCAAATAATTGCCAAGCACCTGGAGCAGGTGTTTGATCATTTTTGCTAA
- the pckA gene encoding phosphoenolpyruvate carboxykinase (ATP), with protein sequence MIETGTKNPSADLSLYGLKGVSKVYWNLSQDELIDQSVSLGLGTLTDTGALAVDTGAFTGRAPKDKYFVEDSKTKDTVYWGDVNIPFDEKKFQPLYDKLVSYLADKEVYVKDASACADPKYRLNVRLITEVPWAALFAGNMFLRPSMEEIKTLSPDWVIIHAPSFQADPAVDGTRQGNFAILNFTKKIIIIGGTAYTGEIKKGIFTVLNYVLPLESGVLAMHCSANIGEEGDTAVFFGLSGTGKTTLSADPDRGLIGDDEHGWSDDGIFNFEGGCYAKCVNLTEEKEPEIFGAIKRGALLENVRYFPNSNKVNYDDISVTENTRVSYPIDFIENAVHPSVGGIPKNIFFLTCDAYGILPPISKLNPGQAMYWFLSGYTAKVAGTEAGITEPKTTFSTCFGAPFLPLNPNTYAGMLAEKMKKYGANVWLVNTGWTGGGYGTGNRMKLSYTRTMITEALKGDLEKVAFDVHPVFGVAYPKSCPNVPSEILNPRNTWADKNSYDEKANSLALQFVKNFEKFAATAHEETLAAAPKVSVSA encoded by the coding sequence ATGATTGAAACAGGAACTAAAAATCCATCGGCTGATCTATCGCTTTACGGATTAAAAGGGGTTTCGAAAGTCTATTGGAACCTGAGTCAGGATGAACTGATTGATCAATCAGTGTCGCTGGGGTTAGGGACTTTAACAGATACAGGTGCGTTAGCAGTTGATACAGGAGCATTTACAGGAAGGGCACCCAAGGACAAATATTTTGTAGAAGATTCTAAAACAAAGGATACTGTTTATTGGGGTGATGTCAATATTCCCTTTGATGAAAAGAAATTCCAACCGTTGTATGATAAGCTTGTGAGTTATCTGGCGGATAAAGAAGTGTATGTAAAAGATGCCAGCGCCTGCGCGGATCCGAAGTACCGGTTGAATGTAAGGCTCATTACGGAAGTGCCGTGGGCAGCTTTGTTTGCCGGAAATATGTTCCTGCGTCCATCCATGGAAGAGATAAAAACGCTGTCACCTGATTGGGTAATTATTCATGCTCCTTCCTTTCAGGCCGATCCTGCAGTTGATGGCACCCGCCAGGGTAATTTTGCCATTCTGAATTTTACTAAAAAAATCATCATCATAGGCGGAACAGCTTACACAGGCGAAATCAAGAAAGGCATCTTTACAGTGCTGAATTATGTGCTGCCTCTTGAAAGTGGCGTGCTTGCCATGCACTGCTCGGCCAACATTGGCGAAGAAGGTGACACTGCTGTCTTTTTTGGCTTGTCTGGAACAGGTAAAACAACTTTAAGTGCTGATCCTGATCGAGGATTGATTGGTGACGATGAACATGGATGGAGTGATGATGGCATCTTTAATTTTGAAGGAGGTTGCTACGCTAAATGTGTAAACCTGACCGAGGAAAAAGAACCGGAGATTTTCGGAGCCATTAAACGCGGCGCATTGCTAGAAAATGTCAGGTACTTCCCCAATTCGAACAAAGTTAATTACGATGATATTTCAGTTACTGAAAATACGCGTGTTTCCTATCCGATAGATTTTATTGAAAATGCTGTGCATCCTTCTGTTGGTGGCATTCCTAAAAATATCTTTTTCCTTACCTGTGATGCTTATGGAATTTTGCCGCCCATTTCAAAACTTAATCCGGGTCAGGCTATGTATTGGTTCTTATCCGGATACACTGCAAAGGTTGCCGGAACAGAGGCGGGAATTACGGAACCGAAAACAACATTTTCTACCTGCTTTGGTGCTCCTTTCCTGCCATTGAACCCTAACACGTATGCAGGAATGCTTGCAGAAAAAATGAAGAAATACGGAGCCAATGTCTGGCTGGTAAATACCGGTTGGACGGGTGGTGGTTATGGTACCGGAAATCGTATGAAACTATCTTATACCAGGACTATGATTACCGAAGCGCTAAAGGGCGACCTTGAAAAAGTAGCGTTTGACGTACATCCTGTTTTTGGAGTTGCTTATCCTAAAAGTTGTCCAAACGTGCCCTCGGAGATATTAAATCCCAGGAATACATGGGCAGATAAAAACAGCTACGATGAAAAGGCAAATTCGCTGGCGCTTCAGTTTGTCAAAAATTTTGAAAAGTTTGCAGCCACAGCTCATGAAGAAACATTGGCTGCGGCACCAAAAGTGTCGGTGAGCGCCTAA